The following coding sequences are from one Thunnus maccoyii chromosome 17, fThuMac1.1, whole genome shotgun sequence window:
- the LOC121882128 gene encoding uncharacterized protein LOC121882128 yields the protein MSGFRWISLFLLLLLLTAVTGQTFLSFTVRDGEKVTLPCENVIKDQDKCNSTNWLFIGSGNTTAVELIVEGQIGEKAKSKSDRLSVTANCSLVIKKVTVEDVGRYSCRQFKSGRQRGHTQVDLSVVTMTEHKNNNEVTLNCSVSTYDECRHTVKWLYNGKNLDTNTRTMQASQSTCSATLSLLTSHFIYTSNYKLLKCEVTDLYNEKVQLYNFSPQLSGEKPGEEGKTTTTQPTTMTTNENITESRKRTGVAETTTEPETTTSTTQEGADAITATTATKDATITPQGADATTAKTSTKDATGWWWYIIVAVGLAALLLTVVVVVIRRKKTTGNNIQMDENTADPEDAVSYASISYIKKTNSKARVQDDDDEDDAVTYSTVKFSSSSAGASIDPSSLYATVNKPNK from the exons ATGTCTGGTTTCAGATGGATTTCattatttctgctgctgctgcttctgacAG CAGTAACTGGACAAACTTTCCTCTCCTTCActgtcagagatggagagaaagttACTTTGCCTTGTGAAAACGTGATAAAGGATCAGGATAAATGTAACAGTACTAACTGGCTCTTCATTGGTTCAGGAAACACAACAGCAGTAGAGCTGATTGTAGAGGGGCAGATTGGTGAAAAAGCCAAATCtaaatcagacagactgagtgttACAGCGAACTGTTCTCTGGTTATAAAGAAGGTCACAGTTGAGGATGTTGGTCGTTACAGCTGCAGACAGTTCAAATCAGGACGACAACGAGGTCACACTCAGGTTGATCTGTCTGTTGTTacca TGACTGAACATAAGAACAATAATGAGGTGACGTTAAACTGCTCTGTGTCGACATATGATGagtgcagacacacagtgaaGTGGTTGTATAATGGAAAAAACTTGGACACAAATACCAGAACCATGCAGGCATCACAGTCTACCTGTTCGGCCACTTTGTCCTTGTTGActtctcattttatttacacatcaaatTATAAGTTATTGAAGTGTGAAGTCACAGATCTCTACAATGAAAAAGTGCAGCTGTATAACTTCAGTCCTCAGTTGTCCGGTGAGAAACCAG GTgaggaaggaaaaacaacaacaactcagccaacaacaatgacaacaaatgaaaatataactgAAAGCAGGAAAAGAACAG GTGTGgctgaaacaacaacagaaccTGAAACAACGACATCAACAACACAAGAAG gtGCAGACGCCATAACAGCAACAACTGCAACCAAAGATGCTACAATTACACCACAAG GTGCAGACGCCACAACAGCAAAAACCTCAACCAAAGATGCTACAG gTTGGTGGTGGTACATCATTGTGGCTGTGGGTTTAGCAGCACTCTTACTAACTGTTGTTGTGGTTGTCATCAGACGGAAGAAAACTACAG GGAACAACATACAGATGGATGAAAACACT GCTGATCCTGAAGATGCTGTTTCCTACGCCTCCATCAGCTACATCAAGAAGACCAACAGTAAAGCCCGG GttcaggatgatgatgatgaagatgatgcagTGACCTACAGCACTGTGaaattttcctcctcttctgctgGAGCCTCCATTGATCCCAGCAGCCTCTACGCTACCGTCAACAAACCCAACAAATAA